The Micromonospora sp. WMMD961 genome has a segment encoding these proteins:
- a CDS encoding glycosyltransferase family 9 protein: MVTPSVLGPTVERLPDVRRIAVLRANALGDFVFVLPALDALRAAYPSAEIVLLGAPWHAKLWRDRPGPVDRVLVVPPAPGIRTPDPGEPESSMDDFLAAASGEGFDLAVQMHGGGANSNPLMSRLGARMTVGLRADDAPPLDRWLRYVYYQHEVIRYLELVALAGAPTTTITPTLTVTDADRAEAAQVLGPANRQRVALHPGASDTRRRWPAERFAEVARELHGDGYEVLVTGTPSEQDVVDRVVAAAGVPVRPQVGTLSLGGLLGCYADCALVVSNDTGPLHVAAAVGTSTVGIFWVGNLINTANPLRGRHRPICSWTVHCPVCGVDCTPGIYPHRPGDGECPHRDSFVADVPVVEVLEAARELLNP, encoded by the coding sequence GTGGTCACCCCGTCCGTGCTCGGCCCGACCGTCGAGCGCCTTCCTGATGTGCGGCGGATCGCCGTGCTGCGCGCCAACGCACTCGGCGACTTCGTGTTCGTCCTGCCGGCGCTGGACGCGTTGCGTGCCGCGTACCCCTCGGCGGAGATCGTGCTGCTCGGCGCGCCGTGGCACGCGAAGCTCTGGCGCGACCGGCCGGGCCCGGTGGACCGGGTCCTGGTGGTGCCGCCCGCACCCGGCATCCGTACCCCGGACCCGGGGGAACCGGAGTCGTCGATGGACGACTTCCTGGCCGCTGCCTCCGGTGAGGGTTTCGACCTGGCGGTGCAGATGCACGGTGGCGGCGCCAACTCGAACCCGCTGATGAGTCGCCTGGGTGCCCGGATGACAGTCGGCCTGCGCGCCGACGACGCGCCGCCGCTGGACCGGTGGCTCCGCTACGTCTACTACCAGCACGAGGTGATCCGCTACCTGGAGTTGGTGGCGTTGGCGGGTGCACCCACCACCACCATCACTCCGACGCTGACGGTGACCGACGCCGACCGGGCCGAAGCGGCCCAGGTGCTCGGACCGGCGAACCGACAACGGGTGGCGCTGCACCCCGGAGCCAGCGACACCCGCCGCCGCTGGCCCGCCGAGCGCTTCGCGGAGGTGGCCCGCGAGCTGCACGGCGACGGCTACGAGGTGCTGGTCACCGGCACGCCCTCCGAGCAGGACGTGGTGGACCGGGTCGTCGCGGCGGCCGGGGTTCCGGTCCGTCCGCAGGTGGGGACGCTCAGCCTCGGCGGGTTGCTGGGCTGCTACGCCGACTGCGCGTTGGTCGTCTCCAACGACACCGGCCCGCTGCACGTGGCCGCCGCGGTGGGCACGTCCACGGTGGGCATCTTCTGGGTCGGCAACCTGATCAACACGGCGAATCCGTTGCGTGGCCGGCACCGGCCGATCTGTTCCTGGACGGTGCACTGCCCGGTCTGCGGGGTGGACTGCACACCGGGCATCTACCCGCACCGCCCCGGCGACGGCGAGTGCCCACACCGGGACTCGTTCGTGGCGGACGTGCCGGTGGTCGAGGTGCTCGAAGCGGCCCGGGAACTGCTCAACCCGTAG
- a CDS encoding glycosyltransferase family A protein has product MNRPLDLGDPEEFRADRLLDVLIPTRNRPAELAATLAGLAAQDGVPGFGVVVSDQSDGEPAYAHPAAAAVVRALRHRGHPVLLTRRLPRRGLAEHRAYLLAASTARYVLNLDDDIWLEPGALHRLVTAIGELGCGFVGNGVHGLSYADDVRPESHRHYEEWIGAPTPERIRPDTPEWNRARVHSAANLLHITAQLALPPGAWRAYKVSWIGGCVLYDRAKLLDVGGFDFWRRVQEKHQGEDVAAQLAVLARYGGAGILPSGAYHLESPTTVTDRDVEAWEVVLAEESAATG; this is encoded by the coding sequence GTGAACCGCCCCCTCGACCTCGGCGACCCGGAGGAGTTCCGCGCCGACCGGCTGCTCGACGTGCTGATTCCGACCCGGAACCGGCCCGCCGAACTGGCGGCCACCCTGGCCGGACTCGCCGCCCAGGACGGGGTGCCCGGCTTCGGGGTGGTGGTCAGCGACCAGTCCGACGGGGAACCCGCGTACGCGCACCCCGCCGCGGCCGCCGTGGTCCGGGCGCTGCGCCACCGGGGTCACCCGGTGCTGCTGACCCGTCGACTGCCCCGCCGGGGGTTGGCCGAACATCGGGCGTACCTGCTCGCCGCCTCGACCGCCCGGTACGTCCTCAACCTCGACGACGACATCTGGTTGGAACCGGGGGCGTTGCACCGGCTGGTCACGGCGATCGGCGAGCTGGGCTGCGGGTTCGTCGGCAACGGTGTGCACGGGCTCTCCTACGCCGACGACGTGCGGCCGGAGTCGCACCGGCACTACGAGGAGTGGATCGGCGCCCCGACGCCCGAGCGGATCCGCCCGGACACCCCGGAGTGGAACCGCGCCCGGGTCCACTCGGCGGCCAACCTGCTGCACATCACCGCGCAGTTGGCGCTGCCGCCGGGCGCGTGGCGGGCGTACAAGGTCTCCTGGATCGGTGGGTGTGTGCTCTACGACCGGGCCAAGCTCCTCGACGTCGGCGGCTTCGACTTCTGGCGTCGAGTACAGGAGAAACACCAGGGTGAGGACGTGGCCGCGCAGCTCGCGGTGCTGGCCCGCTACGGCGGTGCGGGCATCCTGCCCAGCGGCGCGTACCACCTGGAGTCGCCGACCACGGTCACCGACCGGGACGTCGAGGCGTGGGAGGTCGTCCTGGCCGAGGAGAGCGCGGCTACGGGTTGA
- the rfaE2 gene encoding D-glycero-beta-D-manno-heptose 1-phosphate adenylyltransferase, translating into MAGAAAEQRRLATVVESWLGRPVLIVGDAMLDEWRFADSDRLCREAPAPVLTLRRRISAAGGAANTAVNVAALGGRAVLVAPVGADVAGDELHDCLDRAGVWDRTVNQPGRPTPVKRRMLAGNQILLREDSGDPDDALDPEGVDRLLTALSCATEELRAAAGGEAPTLVVCDYGLGALPAPVRAWLVEQRERYATVALDAHDLADWRGLAPTVVTPSFAEATRLLARANGTTRPAGGSDLHLEHPDHDPADGPSEMTAGAAPGAVRADDVTDGTTDRRGPVGEPVRGEGRVALTGDGLSVTGTGVTVNTQAGEGVDRAVLAESRLAELRAHTGADVVAVTLDTEGAVVGGLDGAPRRSHSTPVPASHAVGAGDAYLAAMTLALAADAPLPTAAQLAQLAATITVSDTGTCVCRREDLLTALDQPTGITDRTALVGTDELDAIVAEYREAGRSVVFTNGCFDVLHRGHVRYLEQARALGDLLIVAVNSDGSVRRLKGPDRPVNPVEDRGALLAALACVDHVVVFEEDSPAALIEAVRPDVYVKGGDYPPELVPEAPLVRRLGGQVRTLGYVPDRSTSAIIERIRSHSQDPSSYASDRTPDESLSTRTQAS; encoded by the coding sequence ATGGCAGGAGCAGCAGCGGAACAGCGCCGGCTCGCCACCGTCGTGGAGAGCTGGCTCGGACGCCCAGTCCTGATCGTCGGTGACGCCATGTTGGACGAATGGCGGTTCGCCGACTCCGATCGGCTCTGCCGAGAGGCACCCGCTCCGGTCCTGACCCTGCGCAGACGGATCTCCGCAGCCGGTGGTGCCGCGAACACCGCGGTCAACGTCGCCGCCCTCGGCGGCCGAGCGGTGCTGGTGGCACCGGTCGGCGCCGACGTGGCCGGCGACGAACTGCACGACTGTCTGGACCGCGCCGGCGTCTGGGACCGCACCGTCAACCAGCCGGGACGGCCCACCCCGGTCAAACGGCGGATGCTGGCCGGCAACCAGATCCTGCTGCGCGAGGACTCCGGAGACCCGGACGACGCCCTCGACCCGGAGGGCGTCGACCGGCTGCTCACCGCGCTGAGCTGCGCCACCGAGGAGCTGCGCGCCGCCGCCGGTGGAGAGGCGCCGACCCTGGTGGTCTGCGACTACGGCCTGGGCGCGCTGCCCGCGCCGGTCCGCGCGTGGCTGGTCGAGCAACGCGAGCGGTACGCCACGGTCGCGCTGGACGCCCACGACCTGGCCGACTGGCGAGGGCTCGCGCCGACCGTCGTCACCCCCAGCTTCGCCGAGGCGACCCGCCTGCTGGCCCGCGCCAACGGTACGACCCGACCGGCTGGCGGGAGCGACCTGCACCTGGAACACCCGGACCACGACCCGGCTGACGGCCCCTCCGAGATGACCGCGGGCGCGGCACCGGGCGCGGTACGCGCCGACGACGTCACCGACGGCACCACCGACCGCCGCGGGCCGGTCGGTGAGCCGGTCCGGGGCGAGGGCCGGGTGGCCCTCACCGGCGACGGGCTCAGCGTCACCGGCACCGGCGTCACCGTGAACACCCAGGCCGGGGAGGGCGTCGACCGGGCCGTACTGGCCGAGTCCCGCCTGGCCGAGTTGCGCGCGCACACCGGCGCGGACGTGGTCGCGGTGACCCTGGACACCGAGGGCGCGGTGGTCGGCGGTCTCGACGGGGCGCCGCGGCGCAGCCACAGCACCCCGGTCCCGGCGAGTCACGCCGTGGGTGCCGGCGACGCGTACCTGGCGGCGATGACGTTGGCCCTGGCCGCCGACGCGCCGCTGCCCACCGCCGCCCAGCTCGCCCAGTTGGCGGCCACCATCACCGTCTCCGACACCGGCACCTGCGTGTGCCGGCGGGAGGACCTGCTCACCGCGCTGGACCAACCGACCGGGATTACGGACCGTACCGCCTTGGTCGGCACCGACGAGTTGGACGCGATCGTCGCCGAGTACCGCGAGGCGGGACGGTCGGTGGTGTTCACCAACGGCTGCTTCGACGTGTTGCACCGCGGGCACGTGCGCTACCTGGAACAGGCCCGCGCGCTGGGCGACCTGCTGATCGTGGCGGTCAACTCGGACGGCAGCGTCCGACGGTTGAAGGGCCCCGACCGTCCGGTCAACCCGGTCGAGGATCGGGGAGCCCTGCTCGCCGCGCTGGCCTGTGTGGACCACGTCGTGGTCTTCGAGGAGGACTCGCCCGCCGCGCTGATCGAGGCGGTCCGGCCGGACGTCTACGTCAAGGGCGGCGACTACCCACCGGAGCTGGTCCCGGAAGCCCCGCTGGTGCGCCGCCTGGGCGGCCAGGTGCGCACCCTCGGGTACGTGCCGGACCGCTCCACCTCCGCGATCATCGAGCGGATCCGGTCACACAGCCAGGACCCGTCGTCGTACGCCTCGGATCGCACGCCCGATGAGTCGCTGAGCACCCGCACCCAGGCGTCGTGA
- a CDS encoding type 1 glutamine amidotransferase domain-containing protein produces the protein MTAALHGKRIAFLATDGVEEVEYVQPREAVENAGATAELVSLKPGTIQSFNHLDQSKTYDVDVTADKADAAGYDALVLPGGVANPDFLRGDPDAVRFVQAFFDAGKPVGVICHGPWTLIEADVVRGRRITSWPTLRTDLTNAGATWVDEECVTDGNLTSSRNPDDLPAFCRKITQTFAA, from the coding sequence ATGACAGCGGCATTGCACGGCAAGCGGATCGCCTTCCTGGCCACCGACGGCGTCGAGGAGGTCGAGTACGTCCAGCCACGCGAGGCGGTCGAGAACGCCGGCGCGACGGCCGAGCTGGTCTCGTTGAAGCCCGGCACGATTCAGTCCTTCAACCATCTGGACCAGTCCAAGACGTACGACGTGGACGTGACAGCGGACAAGGCGGACGCCGCCGGCTACGACGCGCTGGTGCTGCCCGGTGGGGTGGCGAACCCGGACTTCCTGCGGGGCGACCCGGACGCGGTGCGGTTCGTGCAGGCGTTCTTCGACGCGGGCAAGCCCGTCGGGGTGATCTGTCACGGCCCGTGGACGCTCATCGAGGCGGACGTGGTGCGTGGTCGCCGGATCACGTCCTGGCCCACCCTGCGTACCGACCTGACCAACGCGGGCGCGACCTGGGTGGACGAGGAGTGCGTCACCGACGGCAACCTCACCAGCAGCCGCAACCCGGACGACCTCCCCGCCTTCTGCCGGAAGATCACCCAAACCTTCGCCGCCTAA
- a CDS encoding MDR family MFS transporter has translation MTTEASDVPVLNRQQIRLLMLGLMTGMLLAALDQTIVGTALPTIVGELGGINHYSWVVTAYLLASTASTPLYGKMADLYGRRPVFLFSIGTFLVGSLLAGLSQDMTQLIITRGIQGLGAGGLLTLAFTIISDVVSPRERGRYQGLFGAVFGISSVAGPLVGGYFAETDWRWIFYINVPLAILAIVVCYHVMRLIPFERRDHSIDWLGAGLLVAGVSSLLLALSWGGNEYAWGSGVIIGLFVVGAVLGVLFVLQEARVAEPILPLRLFKSATFALANSALLIIGLVMFGSIIFIPLYLQIVKGASPTRSGLLMLPMMAGIIVTSILTGRAMTRIGRYKWFPVAGSVTLLVGMFLFTRLEVSTSLWVAFGFMVVIGIGLGLCMQSLILAVQNAVSVRDLGAGTSSATFFRSLGGSFGVAILGTVLSSRLTGGLADRLPAAIAQLPPQEQAAVAASGGSNISINDPATILALPGPVRAAIQGAFVDALDMVFLTAGLIAILAVVVTLTLPNTQLRGAGPQGATGGADPLGGKAPAAGGKPLTRESKEEAAADMEAKSQTMI, from the coding sequence ATGACCACCGAAGCCTCTGACGTGCCGGTGCTGAACCGTCAGCAGATCCGACTGCTCATGCTCGGTCTGATGACCGGCATGCTGTTGGCAGCGCTCGACCAGACCATCGTCGGCACGGCCCTGCCGACCATCGTGGGCGAGTTGGGCGGGATCAACCACTACTCCTGGGTGGTCACCGCGTACCTGCTCGCCTCGACCGCGTCGACGCCGCTCTACGGCAAGATGGCCGACCTGTACGGGCGCAGACCGGTCTTCCTCTTCTCGATCGGCACGTTCCTGGTCGGGTCGTTGCTGGCCGGGCTGTCCCAGGACATGACCCAGCTGATCATCACCCGGGGCATCCAGGGCCTCGGCGCCGGTGGTCTGCTGACGCTCGCGTTCACCATCATCTCGGACGTGGTGTCGCCCCGGGAGCGCGGTCGCTACCAGGGGCTGTTCGGTGCCGTCTTCGGGATCTCGTCGGTGGCCGGGCCGCTGGTCGGTGGTTACTTCGCGGAGACCGACTGGCGGTGGATCTTCTACATCAACGTGCCGCTGGCGATCCTGGCCATCGTGGTCTGCTACCACGTGATGCGGTTAATCCCGTTCGAACGCCGGGACCACTCGATCGACTGGCTCGGCGCCGGCCTGCTGGTCGCCGGGGTGAGTTCGCTGCTGCTCGCGCTGAGCTGGGGCGGCAACGAGTACGCCTGGGGCTCCGGCGTGATCATCGGATTGTTCGTCGTCGGTGCGGTGCTGGGGGTGCTCTTCGTCCTCCAGGAGGCCCGGGTGGCCGAGCCGATCCTCCCGCTGCGGCTCTTCAAGAGCGCCACCTTCGCGCTGGCCAACTCGGCCCTGCTCATCATCGGTCTGGTGATGTTCGGCTCGATCATCTTCATCCCGCTCTACCTGCAGATCGTCAAGGGCGCCTCGCCGACCCGAAGCGGTCTGCTGATGCTGCCGATGATGGCCGGGATCATCGTCACCTCGATCCTGACCGGCCGGGCGATGACCCGGATCGGCCGGTACAAGTGGTTCCCGGTGGCCGGTTCGGTGACCCTCCTGGTCGGCATGTTCCTGTTCACCCGACTGGAGGTGAGCACCTCGCTCTGGGTGGCCTTCGGGTTCATGGTGGTGATCGGCATCGGGTTGGGTCTGTGTATGCAGTCGCTGATCCTGGCGGTGCAGAACGCGGTCTCCGTACGTGACCTGGGGGCCGGTACGTCCTCGGCGACGTTCTTCCGGTCGCTGGGCGGTTCGTTCGGGGTGGCGATCCTCGGCACGGTGCTCTCGTCCCGGCTGACCGGCGGGCTCGCAGACCGACTGCCCGCCGCGATCGCTCAGCTCCCGCCGCAGGAGCAGGCCGCCGTGGCGGCGAGTGGTGGCTCCAACATCTCGATCAACGATCCGGCCACCATCCTGGCCCTGCCGGGGCCGGTGCGCGCGGCCATCCAGGGAGCCTTCGTCGACGCGTTGGACATGGTCTTCCTGACCGCCGGTCTGATCGCGATCCTGGCGGTGGTGGTCACCCTGACGCTGCCCAACACGCAACTGCGGGGCGCGGGACCGCAGGGCGCGACCGGCGGCGCCGACCCGCTCGGCGGTAAGGCTCCGGCCGCGGGTGGCAAGCCGCTGACCCGCGAGTCCAAGGAGGAGGCCGCCGCCGACATGGAGGCCAAGTCCCAGACGATGATCTGA
- a CDS encoding TetR/AcrR family transcriptional regulator — MPSITRRRPRNPDGRAAVEARVLAATERLLREGIRFTDLGVQRIAAEAGVARSTFYTHFQDKSELLMRLAGTMRESSFERTGGWDPGGPGDPLARLTEVFADVIRIYRTYAPVLAAVSEVAAYDEVVREYWAAGLEQFVARTVDALRIEQEAGRTPADLDVTAASRLIVVGGDRFLADHVSTTTADPETDAAAARELAATWWYGVYRRPA, encoded by the coding sequence ATGCCCTCGATCACCCGCCGCCGCCCGCGCAACCCCGATGGTCGGGCCGCCGTCGAGGCACGGGTGCTGGCGGCCACCGAGCGTCTCCTGCGGGAGGGGATCCGCTTCACCGACCTCGGGGTGCAGCGGATCGCCGCCGAGGCCGGTGTGGCGCGGTCGACCTTCTACACCCACTTCCAAGACAAGAGCGAACTGCTCATGCGCCTCGCCGGCACCATGCGGGAGAGTTCCTTCGAGCGCACCGGCGGCTGGGATCCGGGTGGACCCGGCGACCCGCTGGCGCGGTTGACCGAGGTCTTCGCCGACGTGATCCGGATCTACCGGACCTACGCCCCGGTGCTGGCCGCGGTCAGCGAGGTCGCCGCGTACGACGAGGTGGTCCGGGAGTACTGGGCAGCCGGGTTGGAGCAGTTCGTGGCCCGCACCGTGGACGCGCTGCGGATCGAGCAGGAGGCCGGGCGTACCCCCGCCGACCTGGACGTGACGGCGGCCAGCCGGCTGATCGTGGTCGGCGGCGACCGCTTCCTGGCCGACCACGTCAGCACCACCACGGCGGACCCCGAGACCGACGCGGCAGCCGCCCGGGAGTTGGCCGCGACCTGGTGGTACGGCGTCTACCGCCGCCCGGCCTGA
- a CDS encoding aldo/keto reductase, translated as MKYRLLGNTGVYVSEISLGAMTFGGGGHPIYGTLGGLALPEAQRMVDTALDAGVNFVDTADGYGDGESEELLGQALGKRRRDVVLATKVHSRTGPGPNDVGTSRLHIMQNLEDSLRRLGTDHIDLYQIHNFDHITPMEEMLRALDDAVRQGKVRYIGAANFAAWQMSKALGISAREKLAGFVSVQEYYSLLGRDVERDVVPMALDANVGLTVWSPLAGGFLSGKVGRDGTVADSGARSAQPGYTSFTPFDPEHAFRVVDVLKGVAERHDVSPARVAVAWLLTRPAVTSVIVGARKLDQLVDNIAASDLTLTEQDLTELDEATKLPVAYPNWIQEGFFAAMRHPQ; from the coding sequence GTGAAGTACCGGCTGCTGGGCAACACCGGGGTGTACGTCTCGGAGATCTCACTCGGCGCGATGACCTTCGGGGGCGGCGGGCACCCGATCTACGGCACCCTCGGTGGGCTGGCGCTGCCCGAGGCGCAGCGGATGGTCGACACGGCGCTGGACGCGGGCGTCAACTTCGTCGACACCGCCGACGGCTACGGCGACGGCGAGAGCGAGGAACTGCTCGGTCAGGCGCTCGGCAAGCGGCGTCGCGACGTGGTGCTGGCCACCAAGGTGCACTCCCGGACCGGCCCCGGCCCGAACGACGTGGGCACCTCCCGGCTGCACATCATGCAGAACCTGGAGGACAGCCTGCGCCGGCTGGGCACCGATCACATCGACCTGTACCAGATCCACAACTTCGACCACATCACTCCGATGGAGGAGATGCTGCGGGCGCTGGACGACGCGGTCCGGCAGGGCAAGGTCCGCTACATCGGCGCGGCCAACTTCGCCGCCTGGCAGATGTCCAAGGCGCTGGGCATCTCCGCCCGGGAGAAGTTGGCCGGCTTCGTCTCGGTGCAGGAGTACTACTCCCTGCTGGGCCGGGACGTGGAGCGCGACGTGGTGCCGATGGCGCTCGACGCGAACGTCGGGCTGACCGTGTGGAGTCCGCTCGCCGGTGGTTTCCTCTCCGGCAAGGTCGGCCGGGACGGCACCGTCGCCGACAGCGGCGCGCGCAGCGCGCAGCCCGGTTACACCAGCTTCACGCCGTTCGACCCGGAGCACGCCTTCCGGGTGGTCGACGTGCTCAAGGGCGTCGCCGAGCGGCACGACGTCAGCCCGGCCCGGGTGGCGGTCGCCTGGTTGCTGACCCGGCCCGCCGTGACCAGCGTGATCGTCGGCGCGCGCAAGCTGGACCAGTTGGTGGACAACATCGCCGCCTCGGACCTCACCCTGACCGAGCAGGACCTCACCGAGCTGGACGAGGCCACCAAGCTGCCGGTCGCGTACCCGAACTGGATCCAGGAGGGGTTCTTCGCCGCGATGCGCCACCCGCAGTGA
- a CDS encoding NUDIX domain-containing protein has protein sequence MSISWADSYVGQLRAIAGDRTLMFVGARAVVNDNAGRILLIQRSDNGQWAMPAGAMELGESIADCAVREVREETGLRALRVCAFALYTGPDRTSTNMYGHTYQVFTTAFKVEEWDGQLSRVTDETTDAGFFPRDRFPSPLSTSVIETLADLDVFEQTNRLILK, from the coding sequence GTGAGCATCTCCTGGGCCGACTCGTACGTAGGGCAGTTGCGCGCAATCGCCGGGGACCGAACGCTGATGTTCGTCGGCGCCCGCGCCGTGGTCAACGACAACGCCGGACGCATCCTGCTGATCCAGCGTTCCGACAACGGCCAGTGGGCCATGCCGGCCGGCGCGATGGAGCTGGGCGAGTCGATCGCCGACTGCGCGGTCCGCGAGGTCCGCGAGGAGACCGGGCTGCGCGCGTTGCGGGTCTGCGCGTTCGCCCTCTACACCGGGCCGGACCGGACCAGCACCAACATGTACGGGCACACGTACCAGGTCTTCACGACGGCGTTCAAGGTGGAGGAGTGGGACGGGCAGCTGTCCCGAGTCACCGACGAGACCACCGACGCCGGCTTCTTCCCCCGGGACCGGTTCCCCTCCCCGCTCTCCACCTCGGTCATCGAGACCCTGGCCGACCTGGACGTCTTCGAGCAGACGAACCGGCTGATCCTGAAGTAG
- a CDS encoding fatty acid--CoA ligase: MDAPLQVSRILDHGAGVHGTAEVVTWTGAEPRRMTYAEVGRAAARLAHALRDECGVTGDERVATFMWNNNEHLVAYFAVPSMGAVLHTLNIRLFPDQVVYIANHAEDRVVLVDTTLIPLLARVIGELTTVRHVVVVGGGDPAPLVAAAGERITVHHWDTLLADRPEVYDWPEVDERDAAALCYTSGTTGNPKGVAYSHRSIYLHSLQVCMPEGFGLGPTDRELAIVPMFHAMSWGLPYAAFLSGASLIMPDRFLQAAPIAEMIAAERPTLAGAVPTIWTDLLAYLDSHDVDTSSLTEVIVGGSACPPALMHAFDERHGIDVIHAWGMTEMSPLGSVSRPPAGATGEQAWRYRYTQGRVPAGVQARIVGPSGEPMPADGKAVGELEVRGPWVTARYVGDDTPDEEKFRDGWLRTGDVGTLSPDGYITLTDRAKDVIKSGGEWISSVELENALMAHPAVLEACVVGVPDERWDERPLATVVVREGASVTAEELRDFLAGSVARWQLPERWAFIDTVPKTSVGKFDKKVVRSRYAEGELTVRELTAP; encoded by the coding sequence ATGGACGCCCCTCTGCAGGTCTCCCGGATCCTCGACCACGGCGCAGGAGTGCACGGCACGGCCGAGGTGGTGACCTGGACCGGCGCCGAACCCCGCCGGATGACGTACGCCGAGGTGGGCCGCGCCGCCGCCCGGCTGGCACACGCGCTGCGTGACGAGTGCGGAGTGACCGGTGACGAGCGGGTCGCCACCTTCATGTGGAACAACAACGAGCACCTGGTCGCCTACTTCGCGGTGCCGAGCATGGGCGCGGTGCTGCACACGCTCAACATCCGGCTCTTCCCCGACCAGGTCGTCTACATCGCCAACCACGCCGAGGACCGGGTGGTGCTGGTCGACACCACGCTCATCCCGCTGTTGGCCCGGGTGATCGGCGAGCTGACCACGGTGCGGCACGTCGTGGTGGTCGGCGGCGGTGACCCGGCGCCGCTGGTGGCGGCAGCCGGCGAACGCATCACCGTGCACCACTGGGACACGCTGCTCGCCGACCGGCCCGAGGTGTACGACTGGCCCGAGGTGGACGAGCGCGACGCCGCCGCGCTCTGCTACACCTCGGGCACCACCGGCAACCCGAAGGGCGTCGCCTACTCGCACCGGTCGATCTACCTGCACTCGTTGCAGGTCTGCATGCCGGAGGGCTTCGGTCTCGGGCCGACCGACCGGGAGCTGGCCATCGTGCCCATGTTCCACGCCATGTCCTGGGGTCTGCCGTACGCGGCCTTCCTCTCCGGCGCGTCGCTGATCATGCCGGACCGGTTCCTCCAGGCCGCGCCGATCGCCGAGATGATCGCCGCCGAGCGGCCCACCCTGGCCGGCGCGGTGCCGACCATCTGGACGGATCTGCTGGCCTACCTGGACAGCCACGACGTGGACACCTCCTCGCTCACCGAGGTGATCGTCGGCGGCTCGGCCTGTCCGCCGGCGCTGATGCACGCGTTCGACGAGCGGCACGGGATCGACGTCATCCACGCCTGGGGGATGACCGAGATGTCCCCGCTGGGGTCGGTGTCGCGTCCACCGGCCGGTGCGACCGGCGAGCAGGCGTGGCGGTACCGCTACACCCAGGGGCGGGTGCCGGCGGGCGTGCAGGCGCGGATCGTCGGCCCGTCCGGCGAGCCGATGCCCGCCGACGGCAAGGCCGTGGGCGAGCTGGAGGTCCGGGGGCCGTGGGTGACCGCCCGGTACGTCGGTGACGACACCCCGGACGAGGAGAAGTTCCGCGACGGCTGGCTACGCACCGGCGACGTGGGCACCCTCTCGCCGGACGGGTACATCACGCTGACCGACCGCGCCAAGGACGTGATCAAGTCCGGCGGTGAGTGGATCTCGTCGGTGGAGCTGGAGAACGCGCTGATGGCCCACCCGGCGGTGCTGGAGGCGTGCGTGGTGGGTGTGCCGGACGAGCGGTGGGACGAGCGGCCGCTGGCCACCGTGGTGGTCCGGGAGGGCGCCTCGGTGACCGCCGAGGAGCTGCGGGACTTCCTGGCCGGCTCGGTGGCGCGTTGGCAGTTGCCCGAGCGCTGGGCGTTCATCGACACGGTGCCGAAGACCAGCGTGGGCAAGTTCGACAAGAAGGTCGTCCGTTCGCGGTACGCCGAGGGTGAGCTGACTGTCCGGGAGCTGACAGCCCCGTAA